From the genome of Danio aesculapii chromosome 16, fDanAes4.1, whole genome shotgun sequence, one region includes:
- the ccr11.1 gene encoding C-C chemokine receptor type 2, translating to MTGTPKPDFDDYYNFNETENVAPPCNDAKTKAFSEVFLPIMYSIVFIIGFIGNGLVVWVFIRYRQKSNMTDVCLFNLALSDLLILVSLPFWAHNAMDEWIFGKFMCHTITGLFMIGLYASIFFMVLMTLDCYVIIVHPHSMFSKNCSARLGLALLVWILSLFASLPNIIFTKENFNLNNKISCQPDFPYDTSWKSFTYISMNLLSLIFPLIIMSFYYSRIISTLFSMKSEKKRKVVKLILSVVAVYFLFLTPYNIVMFLMFLQRIGYLFSCEWHNSLSLAMQWVETIALSHCCLNPIIYAFASQNFRGAVKDQFPLCFRRYAAVSQQASERRSSIF from the exons ATGACGGGGACACCAAAGCCTG ATTTCGATGATTACTACAATTTTAACGAAACTGAAAATGTAGCACCACCATGCAACGATGCCAAGACGAAGGCTTTCAGTGAGGTTTTCCTTCCCATCATGTACAGCATAGTGTTCATCATTGGCTTCATTGGAAATGGTCTGGTCGTGTGGGTCTTCATCAGATATCGTCAAAAGTCCAACATGACAGACGTGTGCCTCTTCAACCTAGCCCTATCTGACCTACTCATCCTTGTGTCACTTCCATTTTGGGCACACAATGCCATGGATGAGtggatttttggcaagtttatgTGTCACACTATAACAGGTCTCTTCATGATTGGTCTCTACGCCAGCATCTTCTTCATGGTCCTCATGACGCTGGATTGCTATGTCATCATCGTCCATCCCCACAGTATGTTCTCCAAAAACTGCTCTGCAAGATTGGGTTTGGCCTTGTTGGTATGGATACTCAGCCTGTTTGCATCTCTACCTAACATCATTTTTACCAAAGagaattttaatttaaacaacaaaatatcttGCCAACCTGATTTTCCTTATGATACATCCTGGAAGTCCTTCACTTACATTAGCATGAACCTTCTGAGCTTGATTTTCCCTTTGATTATCATGAGCTTTTATTATTCCCGGATTATCTCTACTCTGTTCAGCATGAAATCAGAAAAAAAACGCAAGGTGGTCAAACTGATCCTGTCTGTGGTAGCGGTTTATTTTCTTTTCCTTACTCCATACAACATTGTCATGTTTCTTATGTTCCTGCAGAGAATAGGGTACTTATTTTCTTGCGAGTGGCATAATAGTTTGAGTCTTGCCATGCAGTGGGTGGAAACCATCGCCTTGAGCCACTGTTGCCTCAACCCAATCATCTATGCGTTTGCCAGTCAGAATTTCAGAGGAGCAGTCAAAGATCAGTTTCCATTGTGCTTCAGGCGATACGCAGCTGTCTCTCAACAGGCGTCTGAAAGAAGAAGCTCAATCTTCTGA